Proteins encoded in a region of the Saccharothrix ecbatanensis genome:
- a CDS encoding discoidin domain-containing protein, with the protein MSSPRSRSRLLTAALALGLAAALTPVISAQAAECGTTNAALNRPTTASSVENGGTPAAAAVDGNTGTRWSSAFSDPQWIQVDLGSTQTVCRVTLNWETAYGRAFQVQLSDNASTWNTVYSTTTSAGGVQNLTVAGAGRYLRVYGTTRSTGYGYSLWELAVNTETGGVTIPPTDPRNPDFGPNVLVYGPGSSQADMQNRLNAIADQMKTNQFGPERYAVLFKPGSYNADVNLRFYTQVAGLGLRPDDVNINGHVRVEADWLQQGDNPNNLGNATQNFWRGAENMSVTLPTNQIERWAVSQAAAYRRMHLRGQIHLWNGGDGWASGGLIVDSKIDGVAVSGSQQQFLTRNSNLAGGWSGSVWNMMFVGSPGAPPQHFPNPSHTTVDTTPVVREKPFLYFENGEYKVFVPALRQNARGTSWETGTPAGQSISLADFFIVKPGTPVATTNAALAQGKHLLLTPGVHRLNDTINVTRPDTVVLGLGLATLSPDTGKAAMAVSDVDGVKLAGFLVDAGVQNSPVLLQVGPTGSSASHTSNPTSLHDVYLRVGGSQAGKATVSLEINSDNVIVDHTWVWRADHGGSPTGWTVNTGRNGVVVNGDNVTAYGLFVEHYQQYNTVWNGNGGRTYFYQNELPYDPPNQASWMNGSQPGWAGYKVADHVTSHEGWGMGVYSFNQADPSIHTANGFEVPNRSGVRLHDLVTVSLGGVGTIDNVVNGIGGAANMATQQRYVVNYP; encoded by the coding sequence ATGAGCTCTCCACGCTCCCGTTCACGATTGCTGACCGCCGCGCTGGCCCTCGGACTCGCCGCGGCGCTCACCCCCGTGATCTCCGCCCAGGCCGCCGAGTGCGGCACCACCAACGCCGCGCTGAACCGGCCGACCACGGCGTCGTCCGTCGAGAACGGCGGCACCCCTGCCGCCGCCGCGGTCGACGGCAACACCGGCACCCGCTGGTCCAGCGCGTTCTCCGACCCGCAGTGGATCCAGGTCGACCTCGGCTCCACGCAAACGGTCTGCCGCGTCACGCTGAACTGGGAAACCGCGTACGGCAGGGCGTTCCAGGTGCAGTTGTCGGACAACGCGTCCACCTGGAACACCGTCTACTCCACCACCACGAGCGCCGGCGGCGTCCAGAACCTGACCGTCGCGGGCGCCGGCCGTTACCTCCGGGTGTACGGCACGACGCGCTCCACCGGCTACGGCTACTCGTTGTGGGAGTTGGCGGTCAACACCGAGACTGGTGGGGTGACCATTCCCCCGACCGACCCGCGCAACCCCGACTTCGGGCCGAACGTGCTGGTCTACGGGCCGGGTTCGTCCCAGGCCGACATGCAGAACCGGCTGAACGCCATCGCCGACCAGATGAAGACCAACCAGTTCGGCCCCGAGCGGTACGCGGTGCTGTTCAAGCCGGGCTCGTACAACGCCGACGTGAACCTGCGGTTCTACACCCAGGTCGCGGGGCTGGGCCTGCGCCCGGACGACGTGAACATCAACGGCCACGTGCGGGTCGAGGCAGACTGGTTGCAGCAGGGCGACAACCCGAACAACCTGGGCAACGCGACGCAGAACTTCTGGCGTGGCGCGGAGAACATGTCCGTCACGCTGCCGACGAACCAGATCGAGCGGTGGGCGGTGTCGCAGGCGGCGGCGTACCGGCGCATGCACCTGCGCGGCCAGATCCACCTGTGGAACGGCGGCGACGGCTGGGCGTCCGGCGGCCTGATCGTGGACAGCAAGATCGACGGCGTCGCGGTGTCCGGTTCGCAGCAGCAGTTCCTGACGCGCAACAGCAACCTCGCGGGCGGCTGGAGCGGCTCGGTGTGGAACATGATGTTCGTCGGCTCACCCGGCGCGCCGCCGCAGCACTTCCCGAACCCGTCGCACACCACCGTCGACACCACGCCGGTCGTGCGTGAGAAGCCGTTCCTGTACTTCGAGAACGGCGAGTACAAGGTGTTCGTCCCGGCGCTGCGGCAGAACGCGCGCGGCACGAGCTGGGAGACGGGCACGCCCGCCGGTCAGTCCATCTCGCTGGCCGACTTCTTCATCGTCAAGCCGGGCACGCCGGTGGCCACGACCAACGCGGCGTTGGCGCAGGGCAAGCACCTGCTGTTGACGCCGGGTGTGCACCGCCTGAACGACACGATCAACGTGACGCGACCCGACACCGTGGTGCTGGGCCTGGGTCTGGCGACGTTGTCACCGGACACCGGCAAGGCGGCGATGGCCGTGTCCGATGTGGACGGTGTGAAGCTGGCCGGTTTCCTGGTGGACGCCGGTGTGCAGAACTCCCCCGTGCTGCTCCAGGTCGGCCCGACCGGGTCGAGCGCCTCGCACACCTCGAACCCGACCTCGCTGCACGACGTGTACCTGCGCGTGGGCGGGTCGCAGGCCGGTAAGGCGACGGTGTCGCTGGAGATCAACAGCGACAACGTGATCGTGGACCACACGTGGGTGTGGCGGGCGGACCACGGCGGTAGCCCGACGGGCTGGACCGTCAACACCGGTCGCAACGGCGTCGTCGTCAACGGCGACAACGTGACCGCGTACGGGTTGTTCGTCGAGCACTACCAGCAGTACAACACGGTGTGGAACGGCAACGGCGGTCGCACGTACTTCTACCAGAACGAGCTGCCGTACGACCCGCCGAACCAGGCGTCGTGGATGAACGGCTCCCAGCCGGGTTGGGCCGGTTACAAGGTGGCGGACCACGTCACGTCGCACGAGGGCTGGGGCATGGGCGTGTACTCGTTCAACCAGGCCGATCCGAGCATCCACACGGCCAACGGCTTCGAGGTGCCCAACCGGTCGGGTGTGAGGCTGCACGACCTGGTGACGGTGTCGCTCGGCGGCGTCGGCACGATCGACAACGTCGTGAACGGCATCGGTGGAGCGGCGAACATGGCCACCCAGCAACGTTACGTGGTCAACTACCCGTGA
- a CDS encoding LacI family DNA-binding transcriptional regulator has translation MSRPPTTPPTLEDVARVAGVSRATVSRVVNGTRNVDVKIQELVRAAIDETGYAPNRAARSLVTKRAGTIALVMSGAGDPGEEDAFAARVLADPFFGRVAGGVLGFLRPRGVHPVLMIADTERAREDVLAFLRQGSADGALLVSTHAEDPLPARLVEAKIPAVLFARPARPVPISYVDLDHQAGARLAADRLVESGRTQVATIAGPLDVPASQDRLTGFRDAMARHGFPYVPIAEGGFTSESGEAAMERLLAEHPDIDGVFAANDLMAQGALLVLQKHGRRVPDDVALVGFDDSSPALVCRPQLTTVRQPVEDMAAEMARLLMAHVEEPGLRPKSVIFEPTLTLRESA, from the coding sequence ATGAGCAGACCGCCGACGACCCCGCCCACGTTGGAAGACGTGGCGCGGGTCGCCGGCGTGTCCAGGGCGACCGTCTCCCGGGTCGTCAACGGCACCCGGAACGTGGACGTCAAGATCCAGGAGCTGGTCCGCGCCGCCATCGACGAGACCGGGTACGCGCCCAACCGCGCCGCCAGGTCGTTGGTGACCAAGCGGGCCGGGACGATCGCGCTGGTGATGTCGGGCGCGGGCGATCCGGGCGAGGAGGACGCGTTCGCGGCACGCGTGCTGGCCGATCCGTTCTTCGGACGGGTCGCCGGCGGCGTGCTCGGCTTCCTCCGCCCGCGCGGCGTCCACCCGGTGCTGATGATCGCCGACACCGAGCGGGCCAGGGAGGACGTGCTCGCGTTCCTGCGGCAGGGCAGCGCGGACGGCGCGTTGCTCGTGTCCACCCACGCCGAGGACCCGTTGCCGGCAAGGCTCGTGGAGGCCAAGATCCCGGCGGTGCTGTTCGCCCGGCCCGCCCGTCCGGTCCCGATCAGCTACGTCGACCTGGACCACCAGGCCGGGGCGAGGCTCGCCGCCGACCGGTTGGTCGAGTCCGGCCGCACGCAGGTGGCGACGATCGCCGGACCGCTGGACGTGCCGGCGTCGCAGGACCGGTTGACCGGGTTCCGGGATGCCATGGCACGGCACGGTTTCCCGTACGTCCCGATCGCCGAGGGCGGCTTCACGTCCGAGAGCGGCGAGGCGGCGATGGAACGGCTGCTGGCCGAACACCCCGACATCGACGGCGTGTTCGCCGCGAACGACCTCATGGCGCAAGGGGCGTTGCTGGTGCTCCAGAAGCACGGTCGGCGCGTGCCGGACGACGTGGCGCTGGTGGGTTTCGACGACAGCAGCCCCGCGCTGGTGTGCCGCCCGCAGCTCACCACGGTGCGGCAACCGGTCGAAGACATGGCGGCCGAGATGGCCCGGTTGCTGATGGCGCACGTCGAAGAACCGGGACTACGCCCGAAATCCGTGATTTTCGAGCCCACTTTGACGTTGCGCGAGTCCGCTTGA
- a CDS encoding glycoside hydrolase family 3 C-terminal domain-containing protein, translating into MDGLDLDVLVGKLDVTRKVRLLTGATSWRTHAEPDVGLRSIVVSDGPIGVRGQGWDERSTSLALPSPTALAATWDVELVGRLGRLLAAEARRKGVDVLLAPTLNLHRSPFAGRHFECYSEDPLLTARIGAAYITGVQNGGVAATAKHYVANDSETERMTLNADVDERTLHEVYLVPFEAAVEAGVWVVMSAYNGVNGTTMSESPLLEEPLKGSWGFDGLVVSDWGAVRSTEASARAAQDLAMPGPESPWNDLEKAVVNGDVPESALDLKVRRLLRLAARVGALNGATAESPEVEAPLELLREAVAASTVLLRNDGALPLSPGVKVAVLGPNAATARIQGGGSAGVYPESVVSFVDGLEEVTEVVHTAGVRLADRPAPLTTGNARHPHHDEPGVLVRLLDADGAELTAEHRFLGRILEVPLVDGAHTVEVHGKLAVDVDGRWRLSVAGFGRLTLDVDGVRVVDEDVPLDTDDPAVIHLTPPYRHADVRLEAGTTVDLVARRELRKDTGTATVLAADPPRLSEADELALAVELARTSDVAVVVVGTTDEIESEGFDRTSLALPGRQDELVRAVRAVNDKTIVVVNSGGPVELPWRDEVAAVLLTWFPGQEAGHGLADVLFGVREPGGRLPTTWAAAQQDLPVSNVVPKDGVLRYDEGLHIGYRAWRRANQEPAYWFGHGLGYTTWAYEQVTATADGVKVRLRNTGERAGREVVQVYVTRPESEIERPERHLAGWATATAAPGETVEVDVEVPERAYQHWTPEGWATEPGGFTLLIGPSAGDTPLTMGERSPRVAE; encoded by the coding sequence GTGGACGGGTTGGACCTGGACGTGTTGGTCGGCAAGTTGGACGTGACGCGCAAAGTTCGGCTGCTGACCGGGGCGACGAGCTGGCGGACGCACGCCGAGCCGGACGTCGGGCTGCGGTCGATCGTGGTGTCCGACGGACCGATCGGCGTGCGCGGTCAGGGGTGGGACGAGCGCAGCACGTCGTTGGCGCTGCCCTCCCCCACCGCCCTGGCCGCCACCTGGGACGTCGAGTTGGTGGGCAGGCTCGGGCGGCTGCTGGCGGCCGAAGCACGGCGCAAGGGTGTCGACGTGCTGCTCGCGCCGACGCTCAACCTCCACCGGTCACCGTTCGCCGGACGGCACTTCGAGTGCTACTCGGAGGACCCGCTGTTGACCGCACGCATCGGCGCCGCCTACATCACCGGCGTCCAGAACGGCGGCGTCGCGGCCACCGCCAAGCACTACGTCGCCAACGACTCCGAGACCGAACGCATGACCCTGAACGCCGACGTGGACGAACGCACCCTGCACGAGGTCTACCTGGTGCCGTTCGAGGCCGCCGTCGAGGCCGGAGTGTGGGTCGTGATGTCCGCCTACAACGGCGTCAACGGCACCACCATGTCCGAAAGCCCGCTGCTCGAAGAGCCGCTGAAGGGCTCTTGGGGCTTCGACGGCCTGGTCGTCTCCGACTGGGGCGCGGTCCGCTCCACCGAAGCCTCCGCACGAGCCGCGCAAGACCTCGCCATGCCAGGCCCCGAGAGCCCGTGGAACGACCTCGAAAAGGCCGTCGTGAACGGCGACGTCCCGGAGAGCGCGCTCGACCTGAAGGTCCGACGGCTGTTGCGACTGGCCGCCAGGGTCGGCGCGCTCAACGGCGCCACAGCCGAAAGTCCCGAGGTCGAGGCGCCACTGGAGCTGTTGCGCGAAGCGGTCGCCGCGAGCACCGTCCTGCTGCGCAACGACGGCGCCCTTCCGCTGTCCCCCGGCGTGAAGGTCGCCGTCCTCGGCCCGAACGCTGCCACCGCCCGAATCCAGGGCGGTGGCAGCGCCGGCGTCTACCCCGAGTCGGTCGTGTCCTTTGTAGACGGGCTCGAAGAGGTCACCGAAGTCGTGCACACGGCCGGAGTGAGGTTGGCGGACCGACCCGCGCCGCTGACCACCGGCAACGCCCGCCACCCGCACCACGACGAGCCCGGCGTGCTGGTCCGACTGCTCGACGCCGACGGCGCGGAGTTGACCGCCGAACACCGGTTCCTCGGCCGGATCCTCGAAGTCCCGCTGGTCGACGGCGCGCACACGGTCGAGGTCCACGGCAAGCTCGCGGTGGACGTGGACGGCCGGTGGCGGCTCTCCGTCGCCGGGTTCGGCCGCCTCACGCTCGACGTGGACGGCGTCCGGGTGGTGGACGAGGACGTCCCGCTCGACACCGACGACCCGGCCGTCATCCACCTGACCCCGCCGTACCGGCACGCGGACGTGCGGCTCGAAGCGGGCACGACGGTCGACCTGGTCGCACGCCGTGAGCTGCGGAAGGACACCGGAACGGCGACCGTGCTCGCGGCCGACCCACCCCGGCTGAGCGAGGCCGACGAGCTGGCACTGGCCGTCGAACTGGCCCGCACCAGCGACGTCGCCGTGGTCGTCGTCGGCACCACCGACGAGATCGAGAGCGAGGGCTTCGACCGCACGTCCCTGGCCCTGCCCGGACGGCAGGACGAGTTGGTGCGCGCGGTCCGGGCGGTCAACGACAAGACGATCGTCGTGGTCAACTCCGGCGGCCCGGTCGAGCTGCCGTGGCGGGACGAGGTCGCCGCTGTGCTGCTGACGTGGTTCCCAGGCCAGGAGGCGGGCCACGGGCTGGCCGACGTGCTGTTCGGCGTCCGCGAGCCCGGCGGTCGACTGCCCACGACGTGGGCCGCTGCCCAACAAGACCTGCCCGTGTCGAACGTCGTGCCCAAGGACGGGGTGCTGCGCTACGACGAAGGCCTGCACATCGGCTACCGGGCCTGGCGCAGGGCGAACCAGGAGCCCGCGTACTGGTTCGGCCACGGCCTCGGCTACACGACCTGGGCGTACGAGCAGGTCACGGCCACCGCTGACGGCGTGAAGGTCCGGCTGCGCAACACCGGGGAACGGGCGGGACGCGAGGTCGTCCAGGTGTACGTAACGCGGCCCGAAAGCGAGATCGAACGGCCCGAACGCCACCTGGCGGGATGGGCCACGGCGACAGCCGCACCCGGTGAGACGGTCGAGGTCGACGTCGAGGTGCCGGAGCGGGCGTACCAGCACTGGACGCCCGAAGGGTGGGCGACCGAGCCCGGCGGGTTCACGCTGCTGATCGGGCCGTCCGCGGGCGACACGCCCCTCACGATGGGAGAGCGCTCTCCTCGCGTGGCAGAATAG
- a CDS encoding ROK family transcriptional regulator, whose amino-acid sequence MAPKRTTVRDLRRQNRSTLLSTLFFDGPLSRYELASRSGLSAATVSTVTGELVDDGLVVEAGSVDSDGGRPRVLLRVNPGFGHVIGVDVGETGIKVELFDLALTQLAALDHALSPSSPAAVASLIASSVRDVVAAAGVPASTVLGVGIGVPGTVEQGATAVVHAPTIGWDGVRLEELVADASESAWPLYVENGAKTQGQAEMWFGAGRGAKHVVIALIGSGVGAAVVTDGGVYRGATSSAGEWGHTTIVYGGRPCRCGALGCLEAYVGAEGILDRYRKARGRALAGIDEQSTVAALIGAAGRSKTAARVLEETAGYLGAGIANLVNLFNPERIVLGGWAGQALGAHQLDRIVAATRAHALRHPYEQISIELGHLGPDAVAVGAATLPVAALLDRAADPRKPTLRADIA is encoded by the coding sequence GTGGCACCGAAGCGCACCACCGTCCGCGACCTGCGCCGGCAGAACCGGTCGACCCTGCTGTCGACGCTGTTCTTCGACGGACCCTTGAGCAGGTACGAGCTGGCGAGCCGGTCCGGGTTGTCGGCAGCGACGGTGTCCACCGTGACCGGGGAGCTGGTGGACGACGGGCTCGTGGTCGAGGCCGGTTCGGTCGACTCGGACGGCGGCCGGCCGCGGGTGTTGTTGCGCGTCAACCCCGGCTTCGGGCACGTCATCGGGGTGGACGTCGGCGAGACGGGGATCAAGGTCGAGCTGTTCGACCTGGCGCTGACCCAGCTCGCCGCCCTTGATCACGCTCTCTCGCCCTCCTCCCCCGCCGCCGTGGCTTCGCTGATCGCGTCGTCGGTGCGGGACGTGGTCGCCGCGGCGGGCGTTCCGGCGTCGACGGTGCTCGGGGTCGGCATCGGCGTTCCGGGCACGGTCGAACAGGGTGCGACCGCGGTCGTGCACGCGCCGACGATCGGGTGGGACGGGGTTCGGCTGGAGGAGTTGGTGGCCGACGCGTCCGAGTCCGCGTGGCCGCTGTACGTGGAGAACGGGGCGAAGACGCAGGGGCAGGCCGAGATGTGGTTCGGCGCGGGGCGGGGGGCGAAGCACGTCGTCATAGCCCTCATCGGGTCCGGCGTCGGCGCCGCCGTCGTCACGGATGGCGGGGTGTACCGGGGCGCGACCAGTTCGGCCGGCGAGTGGGGCCACACCACCATCGTGTACGGCGGGCGGCCGTGCCGGTGTGGCGCTCTCGGGTGTCTGGAGGCCTACGTGGGGGCCGAGGGGATCCTCGACCGTTACCGGAAGGCTCGTGGGCGTGCGTTGGCGGGCATCGACGAGCAGTCGACCGTGGCCGCGCTGATCGGCGCCGCCGGCCGTTCGAAGACCGCTGCCCGTGTGCTCGAAGAGACCGCCGGCTACCTCGGCGCGGGGATCGCGAACCTGGTGAACCTGTTCAACCCGGAGCGGATCGTGCTCGGTGGCTGGGCGGGTCAGGCGTTGGGCGCCCACCAGCTGGACCGGATCGTCGCCGCCACCCGTGCGCACGCGTTGCGCCACCCGTACGAGCAGATCTCGATCGAACTGGGCCACTTGGGCCCGGACGCCGTCGCAGTAGGCGCCGCCACCCTCCCCGTAGCCGCCCTCCTCGACCGCGCCGCCGACCCCCGCAAACCCACCCTCCGCGCCGACATCGCCTGA
- a CDS encoding ABC transporter substrate-binding protein — translation MRLRRTSALAVAAALLFSAACSSTNPGANSDTGGVLNVGMPNGPQTENNNPFLNTSAASSLGYRRLLFEPLAMVNETKPAEKPKPWLATEWEWADNFHKLSLTIRDGATWSDGKPLTAEDVAFTFELLQKNPGLNVDSVPYETISASGNKVDVGFPRSQFVNQKKILEQLIVPKHIWSTIANPSTDTIKTPVGSGPYTLKSFTSQTVTLAVRDSYWQELPKVKEVRYTSYSDNNAQTTALATGASEWSFVFIPNYEAVYTSKDPEHYKLYFPPVLGIHGLWFNTKVAPWDNAALRRAVNMVINRDDIFMQGEAGYFYPKVDNITGIPTPAGDSYIAPEFKSKIVTVDVEAAKKELTAAGFTFEGDKLKDPSGKPVTLKMTVPSGWSDYVTNLEIIKDNVSKIGIEATVDLPNADAWSKALDTGDFEAALHWTNNGPTPYDIYENIMNGALFKPIGEGGINGNYGRYENAEATTLLNEYANAADDAARTAAMHKLQQIFVKDMPVAITSAANAGGQYSTKNWVGWPDESNQYAPLQPTLENALDVVLHLKPAA, via the coding sequence ATGCGACTCAGGCGAACGTCCGCCCTCGCCGTCGCGGCAGCACTGCTGTTCTCGGCCGCCTGTTCGTCCACGAACCCCGGCGCGAACAGCGACACCGGAGGCGTGCTGAACGTCGGCATGCCCAACGGTCCGCAGACCGAGAACAACAACCCGTTCCTCAACACGTCCGCGGCCAGCTCGCTCGGCTACCGCCGGCTCCTCTTCGAGCCGCTGGCGATGGTGAACGAGACCAAGCCCGCGGAGAAGCCCAAGCCCTGGCTGGCCACCGAGTGGGAGTGGGCGGACAACTTCCACAAGTTGAGCCTGACCATCCGTGACGGCGCGACGTGGTCGGACGGCAAGCCGCTGACCGCCGAGGACGTGGCGTTCACCTTCGAGCTGCTGCAGAAGAACCCGGGTCTGAACGTCGACTCCGTGCCCTACGAGACGATCTCCGCGTCGGGCAACAAGGTCGACGTCGGCTTCCCGAGGTCGCAGTTCGTCAACCAGAAGAAGATCCTCGAACAGCTGATCGTGCCCAAGCACATCTGGTCGACGATCGCGAACCCGAGCACGGACACGATCAAGACCCCCGTCGGCAGCGGCCCGTACACGTTGAAGTCGTTCACGTCGCAGACCGTCACCCTGGCCGTGCGCGACTCGTACTGGCAGGAGCTGCCGAAGGTCAAGGAGGTCCGCTACACCTCCTACAGCGACAACAACGCGCAGACCACGGCCCTGGCGACCGGCGCGTCCGAGTGGAGCTTCGTGTTCATCCCGAACTACGAGGCCGTCTACACCTCCAAGGACCCCGAGCACTACAAGCTCTACTTCCCGCCGGTGCTCGGCATCCACGGCCTGTGGTTCAACACGAAGGTCGCGCCGTGGGACAACGCGGCCCTGCGCCGCGCGGTCAACATGGTGATCAACCGCGACGACATCTTCATGCAGGGCGAGGCGGGGTACTTCTACCCGAAGGTCGACAACATCACCGGCATCCCGACCCCCGCCGGCGACTCGTACATCGCGCCCGAGTTCAAGAGCAAGATCGTCACGGTCGACGTCGAGGCCGCGAAGAAGGAGCTGACCGCCGCCGGCTTCACGTTCGAGGGCGACAAGCTGAAGGACCCGTCCGGCAAGCCCGTCACGCTGAAGATGACCGTGCCGTCCGGCTGGTCGGACTACGTGACGAACCTGGAGATCATCAAGGACAACGTGTCCAAGATCGGCATCGAGGCCACGGTCGACCTGCCGAACGCCGACGCCTGGAGCAAGGCGCTCGACACCGGTGACTTCGAGGCCGCGCTGCACTGGACCAACAACGGTCCGACGCCGTACGACATCTACGAGAACATCATGAACGGCGCGCTGTTCAAGCCGATCGGCGAGGGCGGCATCAACGGCAACTACGGCCGTTACGAGAACGCTGAGGCGACCACGCTGCTCAACGAGTACGCCAACGCCGCCGACGACGCCGCCCGCACCGCTGCGATGCACAAGCTCCAGCAGATCTTCGTGAAGGACATGCCGGTCGCCATCACGTCCGCGGCCAACGCGGGCGGCCAGTACAGCACGAAGAACTGGGTCGGCTGGCCGGACGAGTCCAACCAGTACGCCCCGCTCCAGCCCACGCTGGAGAACGCGCTCGACGTCGTCCTGCACCTGAAGCCCGCCGCATGA
- a CDS encoding ABC transporter ATP-binding protein, whose product MTTSTAPSASGTTDVVLEADGLTKHFPVRKRGRELLSRKVRAVRAVEDVTLRLHRGRVTALVGESGSGKSTVARLLAQLYPQTGGTIKLHGEAVSDAASGKRFRAYSKRVQMIFQDPFASLNPVHTVRYHLTRALKIHGNAGKSATEQEAALTHLLTRVQLTPPERYIDKFPHELSGGQRQRVAIARALGADPEVLLADEPVSMLDVSIRLGVLNLLKDLKERLHLAILYITHDIASARYFADETYVMYAGRVVEGGESEAVTQRPAHPYTQLLIESAPDPDRPAAQEKDGGTGEPPSLINPPEGCRFNPRCPYAMKVCAEKVPPRFAIPADSGDGDSTAHFAACWLYGDGLSEADKAKLREPEEAL is encoded by the coding sequence ATGACGACGAGCACCGCACCGTCGGCCTCCGGGACCACTGATGTGGTCCTGGAGGCCGATGGCCTGACCAAGCACTTCCCGGTCCGCAAACGCGGGCGTGAGCTGCTGTCCCGCAAGGTGCGCGCCGTGCGCGCCGTCGAGGACGTCACGCTCAGGCTGCACCGCGGCCGGGTCACCGCGCTGGTCGGCGAGTCCGGTTCGGGCAAGTCGACCGTGGCCCGGCTGCTGGCGCAGCTCTACCCGCAGACGGGCGGCACGATCAAGTTGCACGGCGAGGCGGTGTCCGACGCCGCCAGCGGCAAGAGGTTCCGCGCGTACAGCAAGCGGGTCCAGATGATCTTCCAGGACCCGTTCGCCTCGCTGAACCCCGTGCACACCGTGCGCTACCACCTGACCCGGGCGTTGAAGATCCACGGCAACGCGGGCAAGTCCGCGACCGAGCAGGAAGCGGCGCTGACCCACCTGCTCACCCGCGTGCAGCTCACCCCGCCCGAGCGGTACATCGACAAGTTCCCGCACGAGCTGTCCGGCGGGCAACGCCAGCGTGTCGCCATCGCACGGGCCCTCGGCGCCGACCCCGAGGTGCTGCTGGCCGACGAGCCGGTGTCCATGTTGGACGTCTCCATCCGGCTCGGTGTGCTGAACCTGTTGAAGGACCTCAAGGAACGCCTCCACCTCGCGATCCTCTACATCACCCACGACATCGCGTCGGCGCGCTACTTCGCCGACGAGACGTACGTGATGTACGCCGGGCGCGTGGTCGAGGGCGGCGAGAGCGAGGCCGTGACGCAGCGGCCCGCCCACCCGTACACGCAGTTGCTCATCGAGTCCGCGCCGGACCCCGACCGGCCCGCCGCGCAGGAGAAGGACGGCGGCACGGGCGAGCCGCCGAGCCTGATCAACCCGCCGGAGGGCTGCCGGTTCAACCCGCGCTGCCCGTACGCGATGAAGGTGTGCGCCGAGAAGGTGCCGCCCCGGTTCGCGATCCCCGCCGACAGCGGTGACGGCGACTCCACCGCGCACTTCGCCGCGTGCTGGCTGTACGGCGACGGCCTGTCCGAAGCGGACAAGGCCAAGCTGCGCGAGCCCGAGGAGGCGTTGTGA
- a CDS encoding ABC transporter permease, translating to MSYLLKRIAFYLFTAWAAVTINFLIPRAIPGDPVQALITRSRGQMTSEAVQSLYVLFGLDKDASLVEQYFSYLGQLFRGDLGLSFTHFPTPVSEVLGDGLPWTLGLVGITTVLGFLIGTALGTGIGWKRGSWADALIPVTTFVSSIPYFWLGLIAIALLTGPDSFFPASGAYDNGLVPNPDPQFIGSVLRHGILPAFTILISSMAGWILSMRNMMVTVASEDYVTVAHAKGLSDRRVMLGYAARNALLPNVSGFALSLGFIVGGTLLVEIVFSYPGLGLQLFQAVGAKDYPLMQGVFLIITLSVLLANFLADVAYLALDPRTRREG from the coding sequence GTGAGCTACCTCCTCAAGCGGATCGCGTTCTACCTGTTCACGGCGTGGGCCGCGGTCACCATCAACTTCCTCATCCCGCGCGCCATCCCCGGCGACCCGGTGCAGGCGCTGATCACCCGGTCCCGCGGCCAGATGACCAGCGAGGCCGTGCAGTCCCTGTACGTGCTGTTCGGGCTGGACAAGGACGCGAGCCTGGTCGAGCAGTACTTCAGCTACCTCGGCCAGCTGTTCAGGGGCGACCTCGGCCTGTCGTTCACCCACTTCCCCACCCCGGTGTCGGAGGTGCTCGGCGACGGCCTGCCGTGGACGCTGGGCCTGGTCGGCATCACCACCGTCCTCGGCTTCCTCATCGGCACGGCGCTGGGCACGGGCATCGGCTGGAAGCGCGGCTCCTGGGCCGACGCGCTGATCCCGGTCACCACGTTCGTGTCGTCCATCCCGTACTTCTGGCTGGGCCTGATCGCGATCGCGTTGCTGACCGGGCCGGACAGCTTCTTCCCGGCCTCGGGCGCGTACGACAACGGTCTGGTGCCCAACCCGGACCCGCAGTTCATCGGCAGCGTGCTGCGGCACGGCATCCTGCCCGCGTTCACGATCCTCATCTCGTCCATGGCGGGCTGGATCCTGTCCATGCGCAACATGATGGTCACGGTGGCCTCCGAGGACTACGTGACCGTCGCGCACGCCAAGGGCCTGTCCGACCGCCGGGTGATGCTGGGCTACGCGGCGCGCAACGCGCTGCTGCCCAACGTCTCCGGTTTCGCGCTGTCGCTCGGCTTCATCGTCGGCGGCACGCTGCTGGTGGAGATCGTGTTCTCCTACCCGGGGCTCGGCCTCCAGCTGTTCCAGGCCGTCGGCGCCAAGGACTACCCGCTCATGCAGGGCGTGTTCCTGATCATCACGTTGTCCGTGCTGCTGGCGAACTTCCTCGCCGACGTGGCCTACCTCGCGCTCGACCCGCGCACCCGACGGGAGGGCTGA